From a region of the Myroides sp. JBRI-B21084 genome:
- a CDS encoding GmrSD restriction endonuclease domain-containing protein, producing the protein MKIELKEITVRDLTNGYEDNQENGVVGYGGKLDIRPPYQREFIYKEKQREAVIDTITKDFPLNVMYWAVREDENFEVIDGQQRTISISQFVEGDFAYKSRYFHNLQKDEQEQILNYKLMVYLCSGEDSEKLEWFKTINIAGEKLTDQELRNAVYSGSWVSDAKRYFSKNSCAAYGLGGDYMNGVAIRQDYLETVIGWICGDNSDDGIKNYMAKQQHEPNANDLWLYFQSVINWVKAIFPKYRKEMKGLQWGFLYNQFKDQKFDHKKLEEEITKLMQDEDVTNKKGIYEYVLTRKERFLNIRSFTDNQKREAYERQQGICVKCGEKFELNEMEADHITPWHLGGQTSAENCQMLCRDDNRRKSGK; encoded by the coding sequence ATGAAAATAGAACTTAAAGAAATAACAGTCCGAGACCTTACAAATGGTTACGAAGACAACCAAGAAAACGGAGTTGTTGGTTATGGTGGCAAATTAGACATTCGACCACCCTATCAACGAGAATTTATTTACAAAGAGAAACAGCGTGAAGCAGTAATAGACACCATTACAAAGGACTTCCCTTTGAATGTAATGTATTGGGCAGTTCGTGAAGATGAAAACTTTGAAGTAATTGACGGACAGCAACGAACAATTTCAATAAGTCAATTTGTTGAAGGAGATTTTGCATATAAAAGCCGATACTTCCACAATCTTCAAAAGGACGAACAAGAACAGATTTTAAACTACAAACTGATGGTTTATCTGTGTAGCGGTGAAGACAGTGAAAAATTGGAGTGGTTCAAGACAATCAACATTGCAGGAGAAAAACTAACCGACCAAGAATTAAGAAATGCTGTTTATTCAGGTTCGTGGGTTTCAGATGCAAAAAGATATTTTAGTAAAAATAGTTGTGCTGCTTATGGTTTAGGCGGTGACTATATGAACGGTGTTGCAATTAGACAAGATTATTTAGAAACAGTTATTGGTTGGATTTGTGGCGACAATAGTGATGACGGCATTAAAAACTATATGGCTAAACAACAACACGAGCCAAACGCAAATGACTTGTGGTTGTATTTTCAAAGCGTCATAAATTGGGTAAAAGCAATTTTTCCAAAGTATCGCAAGGAAATGAAAGGTTTACAATGGGGTTTTCTTTACAACCAATTCAAAGACCAAAAATTTGACCACAAGAAACTTGAAGAAGAAATCACCAAACTAATGCAAGACGAAGACGTAACCAACAAAAAAGGTATTTACGAATACGTTTTGACACGCAAAGAAAGGTTTTTAAATATTCGTTCATTTACTGACAATCAGAAACGAGAAGCATACGAAAGACAACAAGGAATTTGTGTAAAGTGCGGTGAGAAATTTGAACTAAACGAAATGGAAGCCGACCACATTACACCTTGGCATTTAGGCGGACAGACAAGTGCTGAAAATTGTCAAATGTTGTGCAGGGACGACAACAGAAGGAAAAGCGGAAAATGA
- a CDS encoding SIR2 family protein, whose amino-acid sequence MTTRQDNILPLQNDQPELVFIFGAGSSYPDGIPIQSDIIPIILNNDDLQITKSEPGKQIREFLQENFSINGKLPTLEEVFGFIDFHLNNSFSLSSKWTITELIKLKSNLTKILHYVISSKTKTSENFRQFWETIRTNRKQIGVITTNYDTLIDEAFDKIYSDYLVDYCIDLINFRYPNNITPFDWWENPNRPVTQFGEQTPIRTKLIKIHGSLNWKYCNCCAQVGLTPWQHRINLKTDTFESFTESQITTCPFDGHKLTSLIQVPSHLKTNNNFIFNKLYEEAGYTIRGAKKLVFIGYSFPEADVHIRALVKRHFNPENEIIVINKSSAKDLIHRYETLSKNVNYKEMTFEKFLKSRLFDNLMNENNSR is encoded by the coding sequence ATGACGACACGACAGGACAACATATTACCATTACAGAATGACCAACCTGAATTAGTTTTCATTTTTGGTGCAGGTTCTTCATACCCTGACGGAATACCAATACAATCCGACATTATTCCAATAATTTTGAATAATGACGACTTACAAATAACCAAATCGGAACCAGGAAAACAGATTAGAGAGTTTTTACAAGAAAATTTTTCGATTAATGGAAAACTACCCACACTTGAAGAAGTATTTGGATTTATAGACTTTCACCTAAATAACTCTTTTAGCTTATCAAGTAAATGGACAATAACAGAATTGATTAAATTAAAATCCAACCTGACTAAAATACTTCACTATGTAATCAGTAGCAAAACCAAGACAAGTGAAAATTTTAGACAATTTTGGGAAACAATCAGAACAAACAGAAAACAAATTGGTGTAATTACAACTAATTATGACACACTAATTGACGAAGCTTTTGACAAAATTTACAGTGATTATTTAGTTGATTATTGCATTGACCTAATAAACTTCCGATACCCAAACAACATAACACCTTTTGATTGGTGGGAAAATCCTAATAGACCGGTAACCCAATTTGGTGAACAAACACCAATCAGGACAAAACTTATAAAAATTCACGGAAGTTTAAATTGGAAGTATTGTAATTGTTGTGCTCAAGTGGGTCTGACACCTTGGCAACATAGAATTAACCTTAAAACTGATACTTTTGAGTCATTTACTGAAAGTCAAATTACAACTTGCCCTTTTGACGGACATAAATTGACTTCATTAATACAAGTCCCTTCGCATTTAAAAACCAACAACAACTTTATTTTTAACAAACTATACGAAGAAGCAGGCTATACAATACGTGGAGCTAAAAAATTAGTATTTATTGGTTATTCATTTCCTGAAGCTGACGTTCATATCCGTGCTTTGGTAAAGAGACACTTTAATCCCGAAAATGAAATAATTGTAATCAATAAAAGTTCAGCGAAAGACTTAATTCATAGATATGAAACACTTTCCAAAAATGTCAACTATAAAGAAATGACTTTTGAGAAATTCTTAAAATCACGACTATTTGACAACTTAATGAATGAAAATAACAGCAGGTAA